The Ursus arctos isolate Adak ecotype North America unplaced genomic scaffold, UrsArc2.0 scaffold_18, whole genome shotgun sequence genomic sequence GTCTCAAGTCCTCCAACTGTGTGGTGGATAGTCGTTTTGTGCTCAAAATCACAGACTATGGCCTGGCCAGCTTCCGTTCAACTGCTGAACCCGATGACAGCCACGCCCTCTATGCCAGTAAGCCCTTCTCCCACAACCCACTTTTATATTTCTCCTCTGGCCTTGATCATTTCCACctagggagggtgggagagggaagtggAATGACTGTAATAGGGGAAGCATATGGGCTTGGGATACTCTTTTTGAGGACCTGGCCAGCCTATTCCCTCTTTTCAGAGAAGCTGTGGACTGCCCCAGAACTTCTCAGTGGGAACCCACTGCCAACCACAGGCATGCAGAAGGCTGATGTCTATAGCTTTGGGATCATCTTACAGGAGATAGCTCTTCGCAGTGGCCCATTCTACTTGGAGGGCCTGGACCTCAGCCCCAAAGGTGAGAGTCAATCTACTGCCCGTAGACTCCTCTACCTGGGGGACCCTATTCTTCATCCAAACCGTTTATCACCCTCAGAGATTGTCCAGAAGGTCCGAAATGGTCAGCGGCCCTACTTCCGCCCGAGCATTGACCGGACCCAACTGAATGAAGAGCTAGTATTGCTGATGGAGCGATGTTGGGCCCAGGAACCAGCTGAGCGGCCAGACTTTGGACAAATTAAGGGCTTTATTCGCCGCTTTAACAAGTGAGAGGGCACTCAGGGGCAGGGGCTCCCCAGGGATAGAAGCCTCATCAGTCTTGGTGGATgaggtggggctggtggggccTTAGAGGGTGGGTTGGGTAGGAAGTCCTGGGAGTCTTGAGAGCCTGGGAGCAGGTAGCATATCCTGGCCTCCCCCCCAGGGAGGGCGGCACGAGCATATTGGACAACTTGCTGCTGCGCATGGAGCAGTACGCCAATAACCTGGAGAAGCTGGTGGAGGAGCGCACACAGGCCTACCTGGAGGAGAAGCGCAAGGCTGAGGCTCTGCTCTACCAGATTCTACCCCAGTGAGACTTTGGTCACCTTCCCAGATTTTCCTTTGGTATTCTCCTTTGTTGGGTTCTCCCTGATCAAGCTCCTGAGAACTCACGTCCCAACTCTTAGAACCCTGCTTTGTTTCATCCGGACACAGTGAACTTTCTGGCTATAGACCGTGTGTTTTCATTCTGTCTCCAAATGAGCTATGCTGCCTTCTTCCTGGCTTCCCATCCCTTCTTTTTAGGACATGGCTCTAGCAAGTGGATGTAGAACAATTCCAACTTGAGACATTTAGCCCCCATCCCCAGGGGTCCCCTTCCAACCCCCCACCACTTAAATACTTTACCTTGAGCTAGTCCCAGTCACCTTCGTTCTCTTCTACCCGGCTTAGCTTTCATGTTATAATGCATCTCTGCTCCAGCCATACacacctttcctctctcctcctcccatcctCTTTCTCTGAGTTTGGCCCTTGCTTCCTAGTTCAGTGGCAGAGCAGTTAAAACGGGGAGAGACTGTACAGGCTGAGGCCTTTGACAGTGTTACCATCTACTTCAGTGACATTGTTGGCTTCACAGCTTTGTCAGCAGAGAGCACCCCCATGCAGGTGAGAACCAGGAGTGAGAAGTAGGGGGCGGGATAGGGATCTGGGGGAGCTTTGTTGGGGCATAGGGAGCCTTGATAGTAGGGGAGATTCGTTTGTTCTGGAGTTCCCATATTTCGTTAGGGCTTATGGGTTAAGAATTCTTAGAAAGTTAGGCTCAAGTCTCAGGGGCTCTACTTTCCCATCCTTGTTAGGTGGTGACACTTCTTAATGACCTGTATACCTGCTTTGATGCCATAATTGACAACTTTGACGTCTACAAGGTGAGAGCTGGGGCTACCCTCCTCCTGAGACCACCTTGAAAACCCAATCTCCTGGAACCCTACATGCCTTACCCCGCTCAATGGTCAGTTTgccctcctgggtctccagcaccCTAGTACTGGGGGCCCTTTGTAGACAAATGAGCCTCTGGCACTCTTATTGTATCTGTCAGTCTGATTTCTTGTGAATCCTTAGACTGCCCTAATCAGAACCATCACAGGATTTAGCCCCTATCTGCCACTCTTTGCCTGGGGGTATAAATACAGCCTACCCATCTTTTCCTTCCAGACACGGAAGAATCATATGGGATGTAGGTACAGAATGATTTATTAGGGTGAGGGACAAGCTACCTTGTAAAAAATTTCAAGTCATTGAATTGGCACAGGGTGGGCTTTATTGTGCTTCAGAGTAAAAACCATTGGGATTATAGGTATTGATTTTGTGACTAattgtgtggccttggacaagtaaCTGGAAAGCTCCTTGAGCCTCAGATATTTTACCTATAAGTTGGGAATAATAGATTTATTGTGGAAAGTGTCTAACATTGCACAGATAATACTATTTCTGTCCCTTCCCTTTGGACTTACTCTGCTATTTCTGTTATTACCGTAACATAGAACTCCCATAAACCCTTTACCTAGATTCACCAGTTATTTATATTTTGccccatttgctttatttttttaaaaatctatatatctatataattattttctggaccatttgagagtaagttgcaggCAGAGTGCCCCTTTATCCCCGAACAGTTCAGTGTCTAGCTCCTAAAAACAGGCCTTCTTTTGTATAGCTTCAGTATAATTAACAAAGCCAAGCGGCTGCTTTCTTACCTTGCACAGTTCAGGCTGTCTGAGGCCTGTTTCAGTGGGCCTGCCTGACCTCCTCACCAGCCTCTGTGCTCTTCAGGTCAGCCCTGTCTTCTTGCTTCCCATTTCCTGACAGCAGAACCTATTTGTCCATGTCTTGTTGCAGATAGgatatccattcattcagcaaatgcttACTGAGTGTTTGCCAGTACAGGGGTGGGGTAGGAGGATTTAAAGATTCCTTTAAACTGCACCCCCGCGCTCCCCCGCCAATTCTCAGGACCATGGCACTTACTTTCTAATCAATATTCTGGCCTCCCAGGCTGTTAGGATGACTCATAGTGGTGTCCAGCTTATCTCCTTCTACACTTCCCATTCCCACTGATACACATAGAGGTGACCTTTTAATCCCCATCTCAATCAGGTAGAAACGATTGGAGATGCCTACATGGTGGTGTCTGGCCTCCCAGGCCGAAATGGTCAACGCCATGCCCCGGAAATTGCTCGTATGGCCCTAGCATTACTGGATGCAGTTTCTTCCTTCCGCATCCGCCACCGGCCCCATGACCAGCTGAGGCTACGCATAGGGGTCCACACGGGTAAGGCTGACTCTCACTCCAGCCTGCGGGTCTGCTTTTCCCAGGCTCTCCCAACCTGTTTCTTCTCCTAGGGCCTGTGTGTGCTGGGGTTGTTGGCCTGAAGATGCCCCGCTATTGTCTTTTTGGAGACACGGTGAACACTGCTTCCCGCATGGAGTCTAATGGTCAAGGTAAAACATTAGCCCTTAACCCCAGCCTCAGCCTCAATGTGTgttgtccttttcttcttttcagagtTCTTCCAAATCTCTCAATCTGAGAGACCACAGTTCCTGACTGCCCCATCCTTGGACATATTTTGGTTCTAGTGCATGTGTCCTGGGAAGACTGAGAGCCTCCTGAGGGGTGGTGGTTTGGTAAAGCTCTCACCGATACCGCCAATTCTtctattgtcttttctttgattCATCTTCCCACCATCCCCGCACCCCATTCCACCCCAGCCCTGAAGATCCATGTCTCCTCTACCACCAAGGATGCCCTGGATGAGCTAGGATGCTTCCAGCTAGAGCTTCGGGGGGATGTGGAGATGAAGGTGATGGCAGGCCATGGGGAGGGGTCATGGAAAGGGAGGATGAAAGCAATTATGGGGACcgtggggaaaagagagagataaagggaaTAACACAGAAGAATCTGAATTATCTTCACTCCCCCACttccagggaaaaggaaagatgCGAACCTACTGGCTCCTAGGAGAGCGGAAAGGACCCGCTGGACTCCTGTAAACCCTAGTTCTTCCCAAATCAGACGGTCTCCTGCTGCTGGTACCTGGGTGGGCAGTGGTTACCATCTCTCCATGCACCAGAAATGGACATGTCGTGTAAGATGGAAACCAATGTGCACAAAAACCCTACCTTATATGGAAGCTATGGCTCTTTGCAGCTCAGGCTTGTACATATACCTGCCTCACTCTGGCCTGGTTCCCTTCCTCCTTACTTTCTGTAAATATCTGTATCTAAACCAGAATATTTTGgccaaatataaaacaataaaaaatgtcatGGTGTCATAGTCTGGGTTAGGGGCAAGTCCAAGGAAAGGTTATGGAGTGTGAACATGGTAATGCATGGAATCACTGAATTAGCAGTCTCAGGGTGAGAGAGAACCCTTTATGGAAAGCCCCTTCGCCAAGTACAGACGGAATTTacttccttcccacctctccaGTACAAACGGAAATAGATTCCGTATCCCacatccctcttccctcctcaacCCTTAGATAATAGTTCTATGCATTTCACCACCCTGTTCTCCCTGACAGGCAAGGGAAGATATTTCTCCCAGTTGGTGGGAATAATCCTCAGGTTCATAGGGCAAAGGCTGCCCCAGAGACAAAGGCACTGGGGTTGAGAAACTGCAGTTCTTCCGGAATGGCGTGTCCAGTGTCTTGATGTTACTGACACCCTGGAGGAGGGCCAGGATGAGGACAGatcctgctctgtgccaagccGGTACAGaacagcctcctcccctcctcctcctcctcctcctcccccactcccaacaCCCTCACACACCGGTAGCTGTGGTGCCCTCTGTATCCAGAAGGTTTCAGGCTGCTCCTGACGGTAGTCGTGAGGCTGTAAgggagaaaacctgaaaaactctTGGTTTGAACCTCCCTCCCTTAACCTCTGCTACTTTCCCACAGCCCATTAGAGCCCAGCTGTACAAGTGGGAGGGGATAACCTCTCACCTTGGTTGGGGCAGGAGGCCCAGCGTGTACCAGCTCCTTTCGGTAGTCATGGTGTGTCACAGACTCGACCTCAGAGTGCTTCCTTGTGGGTTCCTGCTCTGCCTGCACCTCTTTACTATACAGTCCTGGGGGGTGTCAGAGCCATTCTTCCCAGATTTttgtcttccccctcccctctacccTTCCTCCAGTCTCTCACCAGATCTGATGGTGCAGGAACATCTCCAGCATGGCTTCACGCTTTCCTGTGGGAGGGCAGGGAATGGAGAGAGTGGGGGAGTCTGGTTAAGAAGCAGGCCCAGAACAAACAAAtgtgagaaaaggaaggaaaatcatgGGGTTTTACCCTTATACCCATTGGACAATCCATAGTCTTACTAGaaattccttcctctctcttttctctaatGGGCTCATGCTGGCCCATTCTCTCATGCTTCCCACCTCGAATTGGCTGATAGTAGTTTCGTGAGGGCTGGTATGAGTCTTTCTGGGTGGTGCTGAAGGACATGGGTGACTGTAGCTGCAGCGTCAGCAGTCCCTGGTGTCCATGTCGGAAGAAGAAACTCTCAGAGCCATCCTGCATGCTTGGGACTTGATCCAGGTGGTTGGTGGCTCTCTGTGGGCCCCAAGTTGAGTGACCATGATATCCTTTATGGTACCCACCCTCATCATAAACTATTGCCTCCCCCAGGAAATTGGGGGCAGTCTTTAGGAAAAGGGAAGTCAAAACCTTAATACCTCCTCCTCCCAGTTGTAGAGAAGGCAGTGGCCACGTGGCAGTGTTTCATTGAGATCCCTACACTTTCCTTCAGCCTGGGGGGTCTTCCATTGCCCTCGGGCACTAGGTTCTGAGACTTGCAAAAATTTCCAGGGTTGTTTCTGAGGTTCCCGGTGGCAGTAGTGATTCCAGGAGGCATAATTTGGGACTAGCTCTGTCCCAAGGTTTCTGAAGCTTGGGAGATTGTAGGGgctgagctcagggtcatggccACCGTCTGGACTAGGTCCAGAGTCAGTGGCAGGACCAGTGCCTTGACCAGAGTCACAGCCAGGGCCAGACCCATGGCCAGGGCCAGAACtggagccaggaacagggccagGACTAGAGCTAAGGTCCTTTGTAGTACAGGGATCCTGAGTGAAACGGGAAACATGGACGGGCTCAAAGTCAAGTGTCCTATGGCCTGTCTTGTGGGTAAAGCTGGCTCCAGGGCAGGGCTCCCCAGGAAGGCTGTCAGAGGAGCGGTCCATGAGAACGCTCGGCTCAGAGTAGCGCGCTAGGGTCTTCGTAGATAATGCATCGGTTTTGGCGGTGGGGGCCGCTGCAGCTGCAGTAGTTGCGGCTCCCAGGGCCGACCTAGGACGGCCACCCGAAGGAAACTGTTCTGAAGTAGACCTGGGCCCTCCAGCGTCAGGCTGTATGTCCAAAGATCTAAAAGAAAGCGAACGCGTCAAAGTTGTCAAAAGCGCAGCCCTGTAAGACCGCTACCTTTCTCGTCCCCTTACACCTGCAGCCAAAGCTACGGCTCTCACCGAGACCGCGATCCCTTGGTAGACTCAGGGGTCTCCATCTTCAGGCACCCGCTACCGGGTTGCCATAGAGACGGCAAATAATTGCAGGAGACTGCGCAGAACCAGAGTGGGGCGGAAGtgttgggtgggggtggaggcaaaTTCTCTGCGGGGCGGAAGTCTTCAACCTGCCGCGGTCTGGGAAGTTTGCTTTCCTTTCAGACTCCGTTCCGCCTCAGCCCAGGTTTAAAGGTTCCGCTGGCGTAGGGCCCTGCCTTCTACACTTAAGCATGATTCTTTTGAGGCTTTCTAAGGTGGTTCTTTGTGTTGGATACAGGCACAGAACTGGGGTATCAGACTAAAGCATACTTGGTGTGCTTGTGTAGGGGCAACAGTAACTTCCCCTCAGTTCATTCTCAAAGGGAgggagtcttttaaaaatgtttaaggttGAAAATACATCAaacaactcaaaagcaaaatgGTGAGACATGGGGATCAGTCAAAGGGTAGCAGCGTTTTTTGGTGTGATTACTTCTCCTTCAGTAAAAGGCCCTCACACTGACTATCCTCCTCTCAGATCCCCTTAGAACTTGGCTTGGCATCTGAATGAGAGCCAGGACTGAGCCAGTCTCACTCCTGGGTTTCAGTCTCTTCCTACTCACACAGACTTATTGCTACTGCTACTTTTCCAGAAGCTTGATTCAGGTGGACCATTAGTCATGAGGACTCACAGATCTATAAGCAAATGCTTCTTTAACTACAGGATGGGCCTCCTTAATGTCTGTCGCTCAGACCATAGTCAAGAGAGATCACTATGTTTAAtcagttttctttcctatttatgGTATCTTCATATATTTAAGACAGTGATCCAAAATTGAGGGAGAGCAAGTTTATTAGCATCATAGGGtctctttccccccaccctccaagcAGCCGGGTCTGGAGTTCTTGGTCAATTGGTGGGTTCAACCTGGAGGCCACTGGAGCTGTCGGCCCCCAAGCACATGAATGTGCAGATGATACACAGACTGTGCGCCCAGCTTCCCATCATTGATCACTGAAATAGAGCTTGGGGTTAGGAGGTCAGGATCATGGAAAAGGTCAAAGATTAAAGATCATACTGAGGCGTAGGTTTGAGAATTTATCAATGAGGGGCTCAAGGGCCAAAAGTCACTCACCAAGTCGGTATCCATCTCCCAGGCCCTCAGCCTTTGCTGTCCTTTTGGCCACAAGGAGAAGGTGTCCTAGAAGCtacagggaaaggggagggagacaggTGGCTTCATTCACAGGGAGCAAAACCTCTAGCCGCATCCAGGGCTTCCCCACCGAAGCTGAACCCTCGCCCTGCTCTTCCCACCTGTTGGTCCTCTTCTTCAGCCTGGCTAATCCGAGGAATGGGCTTCTTAGGAATGACCAGGAAGTGCACAGGAGCTTGAGGGGCCACATCACGGAATACGAGACACTAGGAGTATTGAGAGGCCAGAGGCCACCATGTTACTTCAACAGGCTGATAGTATCTCAGAAGTTCCTAAGGGGACGAGTTCTAAGGGCACCCCACCTGCTGGTCCTCATATAGAATGTCAGCTGGGAGGCTTCGATCCAGGATCCGGGAGAAGATAGTTGGGGCTGCTCCCCTAGGAGCTGTCTGCTGGGCCTTGGCCACTTCATTTCCGTCAGTCACACCTGTAGCTCCTCGGACCTGAAGGTGGGTCAGGCATACTCAAGGCAGGGAGCCGACAATACCTCTCCCATACAGTGAGTCGGGGCTGGCAGAAGCTGGGCTCCGTTAGTCATTAACTTCATCCTTCTAAGAACCTATTAGTGGTTCCCATCCAAAAGAAAAGCTCCTCGATTTCAGAGCATCAGCAGCAGAGAGTACAGTCAGATAGTGCTGAGCTTGGTTAGATCAAGGCTGTATTACAATGCAGGATTCAGCAGTGCAATTGATTCCTGTTCGTAATGTGTCTAGTAAATTTAGTTACTGTTCAGAGGAAAGGACATAGGATGAGAACTGGAAACTTAAGTCCCAGTTCCTCTTTTACCACCGAATTACCTTAGATAAATCCCTTCTCTTggcttcaaatataaaataaagggaGTGGTTTGTATCACCTTTGAGACATTTGGAGCTCTTTCCATTTATTCCTATCTTGTTACTAAGTTTCCACTTATTTCCATTGTTGCCCGATCTTTAAGCTATGTTACCCATTTTATTCAGGTTTTCATACAATTGCCTTGTTTGACACAAGCACGTCTAGGTGTCACATCTGACCTCTTACTGTGAATTTTAACTCCAGCCCCTTAAATCTGTGAAGGGAAGAATTAAGTGAACtcagctccccagccccaggggatTGTGGGTAGGGAAGCCCCATTTTCCCAGGGGCTCAGAGAAGTCAGTGCTGTCACACTGTGGGAGAAAGAGTTGGGACGAACCTGACCCCTCTGGCAAGTGGGGAAGATGAGCGGTTAACACGTGCTCAGAAGGCCAGGGGCCTGACAGGGGCAACTGACTGTCTCCGAGAAGACAGACC encodes the following:
- the SPAG8 gene encoding sperm-associated antigen 8 → METPESTKGSRSRSLDIQPDAGGPRSTSEQFPSGGRPRSALGAATTAAAAAPTAKTDALSTKTLARYSEPSVLMDRSSDSLPGEPCPGASFTHKTGHRTLDFEPVHVSRFTQDPCTTKDLSSSPGPVPGSSSGPGHGSGPGCDSGQGTGPATDSGPSPDGGHDPELSPYNLPSFRNLGTELVPNYASWNHYCHREPQKQPWKFLQVSEPSARGQWKTPQAEGKCRDLNETLPRGHCLLYNWEEERATNHLDQVPSMQDGSESFFFRHGHQGLLTLQLQSPMSFSTTQKDSYQPSRNYYQPIRGKREAMLEMFLHHQICKEVQAEQEPTRKHSEVESVTHHDYRKELVHAGPPAPTKPHDYRQEQPETFWIQRAPQLPGVSNIKTLDTPFRKNCSFSTPVPLSLGQPLPYEPEDYSHQLGEISSLACQGEQGGEMHRTII
- the HINT2 gene encoding adenosine 5'-monophosphoramidase HINT2 isoform X1, with the protein product MAAALVLAAGLRVARRAVVVAGPRGAQVRGATGVTDGNEVAKAQQTAPRGAAPTIFSRILDRSLPADILYEDQQCLVFRDVAPQAPVHFLVIPKKPIPRISQAEEEDQQLLGHLLLVAKRTAKAEGLGDGYRLVINDGKLGAQSVYHLHIHVLGGRQLQWPPG
- the HINT2 gene encoding adenosine 5'-monophosphoramidase HINT2 isoform X2 yields the protein MAATRRLRGSPTSGGRRGRSTGLGRGSAAEGKMAAALVLAAGLRVARRAVVVAGPRGAQVRGATGVTDGNEVAKAQQTAPRGAAPTIFSRILDRSLPADILYEDQQCLVFRDVAPQAPVHFLVIPKKPIPRISQAEEEDQQLLGHLLLVAKRTAKAEGLGDGYRLALFQ